The Cystobacter ferrugineus genome includes the window TGAACCTCAACATGGCGCTGGCGCTCGCCGGCAGCGATGTGCCCAAGGCGCGCGAGCACGCGCTCCGGGCCAAGGCCCGGGGGCCGAAGAGCATCCGGGAGCAGGCGGAGCGGCTGCTCTCCCGCCTGTCCTAGTCAGCGCGCCGGGAGCGGCTGGCCGAGCAGCTCCAGCGCCCGGGCCGCCGCGTCCGCCAGGGATTGGGAGCAGGGAAAACACCCCTCGCCGCAGCACGTGGGCCAGTCGGCGGGAGGGGTGCGCAGCAACTGACTCACGGCGAAGCGGTAGGCGAGTGGCAGGCCCACTTCCTCGCAGGCCCGCCGCACCGCGTCCTTCACCGCTTCGTCGTTCACCTCCACGGCGGCGCGTGCTCAGCCCGCCACGCGGTGCAGGTGCTCGATGAGATCGATCTTCGTGATGACGGCGAGCACCTTCTCGCCCTCCTTCACCACGGCGACCTTGTCCTGGTTGAACACCTCGCGCAGCCGGTTGAGGCTCGTCTCCGGCGCCACCACGCCCTGCAGCGGCGTGACGATGCTGTCGATGGTGTCCGCGAACTTCACCTGGTTGGCCACCAGCGCGTTGAGCAGGTCGTACTCGTGGATCATCCCCAGCGCGCGGCCGTCCTCGGCGAGCACCGGCATCTGGCTGATGCCGCGCTGGCGCATCGTCTCCACCACCTGGTCCACGCGCTGTCCCTTGCGCGCGGTGATGACTTCCTTCTTGCCCTGGAGCAGATCGCGCACCGTGCCCGCGCCCTTCTCCTCCATGAAGCCGTTGTCGCGCATCCACTCGTCCGAGTGGAACTTGCTGATGTAGCTCATGCCGGTGTCGGGGAGGATGACGACGATCGTCTTGCCCTTGCCCACTTCCTTGGCGAGCTGCACCGCCACGTGCACCGCCGCGCCCGCCGAGCCGCCCGCGAAGATGCCCTCCTCGCGCGCCAGCCGCCGCGCCGCCACGAAGCTCTGGCGGTCATCCACCTGGCGCACGTCGTCCAGCACCTTGAAGTCCATGGCGCCGCACAGCATGTCCTCGCCAATGCCCTCGACCTTGTAGACGTGCGGCTCGGTCAGCTTGCCCGTCTTGAAGTAGCCCTCGTAGACGGAGCCTTCCGGATCCACGCCCACGTTCTTCAGGCCGGGGATCTTCTCCTTGAGGAACTTGCCCGCGCCGCTCATCGTGCCGCCCGTGCCCAGGCCCGACACGAAGTAGTCGATCTTCCCCTCCGTCTGCTCGAGGATCTCCGGCCCGGTGATCTTGTAGTGCGCCTCGATGTTGTCGGGGTTGTGGTACTGGTTGAGCATGAACGCGCCCGGGGTCTCCCGGTGGATGCGCTTGGCCGTCTCGTAGTAGCTGCGCGGATCCTCGGCCGGCACGTTCGTGGGCGTCACCACCACCTGCGCGCCAAAGGCCTTCAGGCGGTTGATCTTCTCCAGCGACATCTTGTCCGGCATGGTGAAGATGCACTTGTAGCCCTTGACCGCCGCGGCCAGCGCCACGCCCATGCCCGTGTTGCCCGAGGTGTTCTCCACGATGGTGCCGCCAGGCTTGAGCTTCCCCTCTCGCTCGGCCTTCTCGATGATGTAGAGCGCCATCCGGTCCTTGATGGACGCGCCGGGATTCATGAACTCGCACTTGACCAGCACCGTCGCGTCGTTCGGGCCGACCAGGCGCTGCAGCTTGACCAGGGGGGTGTGGCCAATCGCCGAAAGGATGTTGTCGTGGATTTCCATCGGGAACTCTCGTGTGGGGTAGGAAGCGGCGCGTCCTTATTACCGCTCTGTGAGATTGGGGTCGACCCTGGTCGGCGTCACCCCCCAACCTCGTTCAACACTCCGCCGGATTCCCCGTGTTCCGACGCGGCGCAGCGCGGCTGTGGACACGATTCATGTCCCGCGAGACGAGGGAATGACGCGCTCCGGCGCAGGGGTTTTGACCCGGTCCGGGCGCGCTCCCATACTCGCGCGCCGCTTTCACCCACCCGTTGCAGGAGAACCGCATCCCTATGGAACTCGAGGCCGCGCTGCGCGACCAGGTCGGGAAGGCCATTGGCCGCCCCGTGCCCCAGGCTCCCATCACCAAGCTCAAGGGCGATGCGAGCAACCGCTCGTACTACCGCGTGGGCACCGCGCCAGAGAGCTGGGTGCTGATGGTGATGCCGTTGGATGCCTCGAAGAAGAGCGAGGAAGCGTCCAAGGGAGAGCCGCCCAAGGAACTGCCCTTCATCAACGTGCACCGCTACCTCGAACGTCTGGGCATCCGCGTGCCGCGCATCCTGCGCTACGACGAGCCCGCCGGGATGATGGTGCTGGAGGACCTGAGCGACAAGACGTTCGAGGCGGCGCTCGAGGGCGGCAAGCACCGCGAGGAGCTGTACACCCGGGCGGTGGACCTGCTCGCGCGCCTGCGCGCCCAGGCCGAGCGCCACGTGGACTCCAATTGCCTCGCCTTCACGCGCGCCTTCGACGAGGACCTCTACGACTGGGAGCTGCACCACTTCCGGGAGTGGGGCATGGAGGCGTGGAGCGGGAAGAAGCCCACGGACGCCGAGCGCGCCGAGTTGGATCGCGTCTTCCGCGACATCGCCAGGCAGCTCGCCGCCGCGCCCCGGGGCTTCACGCACCGCGACTACCAGAGCCGCAACATCATGGTGAAGGACGGGGAGCTGGTGGTCATCGACTTCCAGGACGCGCTCCAGGGCCCGCGTCAGTACGATCTCGTGGCGCTCCTGCGCGACAGCTACGTGGAGCTGGACCGCGGCTTCGTGGACGCCATGCTCGACCGGTACATCGCCACGTTCGCGCAGCTCACGGGCGAGCGCATCGAGCCCACGGGTTTCAAGGCCTTCTTCGATCTGCTCACGCTGCAGCGCAAGATGAAGGACGCGGGCCGCTTCGAGTTCATCAACCGCGTGAAGGGCAACCCGGGCTTCCTGGTGTCCATCCCCGCGTCGCTGCGCTACGTGCGTGACGCCTTCGAGCGGCGGCCGGAGGTGAGCGGGCTGCGCGAGCTGGTGGCGAAGTACGTGCCCGAGCTGGGCTGAGCGACAACCCACACGCCGCACGAGATGGAGAGGGGCCGCACATGAAGGCGATGATTCTCTGCGCGGGGCTGGGCACGCGCCTGCGTCCATTCACCGAGCGCTGGCCCAAGCCGGCCCTGCCGTTCCTCGGCCAGCCCCTCTTCCGCTATCACCTGGCGGTGCTGCGCGGCGCGGGCGTGCGGGAAGTGGGCATCAACACCCACCACCTGCCGGACGTCATGGCGGCCACCGCCCGCGCCGAGTGCGAGCGCGCGGGACTCTCGCTGCACGTGGTGCACGAGCCCGTCATCCAGGGCACCGGTGGCGGCATCCGCGGCCTGCGGGACTTCCTGTCGGGCGAGGACTTCCTCGTCTTCAACGGCGACATCCTCTTCCCGGTGGACCTGCGCCCGGTGGTCCAGGCGCACCGGGCGTCGGGCGCGGCGGCGACGATGGTGCTGCTGCCCATGCCGGAGAACGAGAAGTACGCCTCGGTGGACGTGGATGCGCGGGGCCAGGTGCGGCGCATCGCGGGCTTCGGGCCCGGAGGCGAGGGGCTCACGCCCTGGCACTTCACGGGCGTGCACGTGATGTCCCCGCGCGTCTTCGACTTCATGACGCCCGAGGGGCCCGAGGACATCAACCGCGACGTCTACGTGCGGATGATGGAGGCGGGCGTGCCCGTCCGGGGCGAGGGCGTGCGCGCGTACTGGTCGGACCTGGGCACGCCGTCGCGCTACCTGGCCACCGTGCGTGACGTGCTCTCCGGACAGGTGTCCCTGGAGGGGCTGGGCGGGGACTCGCCCTTCGCCCAGGCGCCCAGGGGGCCGGAGAATGCCTGGGCCCATGCCTCGGCCCGGGTGGAGGGGCGGGTGGTGGGACCGGCGCACTTCGACGCGGGGTGCACGGTGGCGCGGGGCGCGCACGTGGGCGCCTGCGTGTCGGTGGGCGCCGGGGTCCGGGTGGGAGAGGGCGCCCGGTTGGAGCGCGCCGCCGTCCTGGAGGGCACCGAGGTGGCGCCCGGAGAGTCACTCGTGGAGGTGTTGGCCTGGGGCGCCCACCGGGTGGCGGCGCCGCTCTAGCGGCCCCTCAGTTGGCGTGGAAGCGCGCGAGCACGCACGTGACGTTGTCCGTGCCGCCCGCCGCGTTCGCCAGATCGATGAGCTGCGAGCACGCCTTCTCCAGCTCTCCCGTGCGGGCCAGCAGCTCCTGGATCTGCGGATCCGTCACCATGCCGGACAGGCCGTCCGAGCACAGCAGGAAGATGTCGTCCTGCTGCGGCTCCACCTTCGTCACGTCCACCTGCACCAGCTCCTTCATCCCCAGCGCCCGGACGATGACGTTCTTGTGGGGGAAGTTCTCGATCTCCTCGGGCGTGAGCTTCTTGGCCTTGAGGTAGTCGTTGAGCAGCGAGTGGTCCTCGGTGAGCTGCCTGAGCACGCCCTGACGGAAGAAGTACACCCGGCTGTCGCCCACGTGCCCCACGTAGGCCGAGTCCTTGGTGAAGTGCACCGAGACGATCGTCGTCCCCATGCCCTTGTACTTCGTCTCGTGGGTGGCCTTCTCGTAGATGCTCTTGTTGGCCAGCTTGATGCCCGTGGCCAGCCGGTTCTCGTCGTAGTTGCGCGCCTTGTCCATCTTGAAGGGCCAGGTGGCGTCCTGATCCTTCGCCGTCATCCGGAAGAACTCGGCCAGCTCGTCCACCGCGATCTTCGAGGCGATCTCCCCCGAGGAATGTCCTCCCATGCCGTCGGCGACGCAGCACAGGTTCTCTTCCGGCAGGATGAGGTAGTTGTCCTCGTTGTGGTTGCGCTTCATCCCGACGTGGGTGTGGCCAACGACCTCAATGCGCATGCTCGGGAATTCTCCAGCGTGTCCAGCGTGGGCGTGGACGGGGGAAGCAGGTTAACAAAGCGTCCCAAGGGGGGTCAAAACCCAAGCGCTCCGGGCAAGGGCGGTTCCCTGGCGGCTCACGGGACGGGCTCGAACACCAGCCGGTCCCCCTCTCGGGTCCCACTGGCCTCCAGCGTCCCCGCGGGCAGCTCCAGCACCGATTTCGCCTGGAAGTACACGGATGTCGCCCTCCAGGGCGGCAGGGCCACGAACTGCTTGACGATCACCCCGTCCGGGTCGAGGAAGGCCACGTCGATGGGGATGCGCATGAAGAAGGTGTGGATGGAGTTGCACGGCGCGATGTGCATCCCCTCGCCCAGCGCCAGCGAGCGCCGCCCCATCAGCCCCACGAAGCGGTCCCGGAAGCTCGTGGCCCGCTCGGCGCGATCCGCCAACAGGCGGTCTCGTGTCACATTGTTCACTCTCAGGCGCATGTCGCGCTTTCTACTCCAATGCTCCAGCCCCTGGCGCGCCCCTTCCACCTCGTCCTCGTCTCCCCGCAGATTCCCCCCAACACCGGCAACATCGCCCGGTTGTGCGCCGTCACCGGCTGCCGCCTCATCCTCGTGGAGCCCCTGGGCTTCTCCATCGATGACCGGCACCTCAAGCGCGCCGGGCTCGACTACTGGGACAAGGTCTTCCTCAAGCTGTACCCGGACTATGGCGCCTACCTGGCCGAATGGCCCTCGGCCAGGCGCTGGCTCTTCTCCGCCCGCGCCGCTACATCCCTGTACGCCGCGCGCCTCGAGGAGGGCGATCACCTCGTCTTCGGCTCGGAGACGCAGGGCCTGCCCCCCGAGGTGATGACCGGGGGCTCGGGAACGGCCGTCACCCTGCCCATGCTGCCCGAGCGCCGCAGCCTGAACCTGTCCACCGCCGTGGGCATCGCCGCCTACGAGGCCCTGCGCCAGGTGGGCTTCGGCCTCCCGGGCGGGCGGGCGGACACGCCGAGTTGAGAGGAGAGGCGGAGCGACTACACTGAGGCCTGTATGTCCGCTTCGCAGGTTGTTGAGACGCTCTACTCCGCCCACAAGTCCCGCGCCACCGGGCGCCTCACGCTGAGCGCTGGCGGCCGGCAGTCGCTGCTGTTCCTCCAGGGAGGAGACCTGGTGGGGACCCGGCTCGGCTTTGGCTTCCAGACCCCGGTGCAGGCCCTGATGCAGGCTGGCCGCATCCACGCCGGGCAATTGGATGCGCTCTGGGCCCGGGAGAGCGCGGGGAGTCCGGACGAGGACCTGCTGGAGGAGTTGGGGCTGGAGCCGGCCAAGGTGGCCGAGCAGCAGGTGCTCGCCGAGGTGCGGCGCTTGAGCCAGCTCGCCGAGCATGCCGCCTTCGAGGAGGACGGGATCGAGGCGATGTTCCGTCCCATCGCGGGGGCGCGAGTGGTGCGTGCCGCGCTGGAGCCTGTCGAGGGTGGGCTCTCCGCACCACGCATGTTCCGCTGCGCGGATGCGGCGGCCTGCGCTCCTTGGGTGTCGGGTGAGGACGAGATGGCGTTTCTCTCGTCGCTGGTGGACTTCCAACGGTTGGAGGGGCTGACGCTCGGCTCGAGGACTCTGCTTCGTGTCCTGGAGCGCGAGGGCCTCGTCGAGTCCTTGTCCGTCGAGGACTGGATGGCGCGCGAGAACGCGCGTCGGGAGGAAGAGGCACGGCGGGCCGAAGAGACGCGACTCGCGGAAGAAGCGCGTCGGGAGGAAGAGGCACGGCGAGCCGAAGAGGCGCGACTCGCGGAAGAAGCGCGGCGGGCTGAAGAGGCACGGCTAGCGGAAGAAGCGCGGCGGGCTGAAGAGGCGCGACTGGCCGAGGAGGCTCGGCTAGCGGAAGAGGCCCGGCTAGCGGAAGAGGCCCGGCTAGCGGAAGAGGCCCGGCTAGCGGAAGAGGCCCGGCTAGCGGAAGAGGCGCGACTGGCTGAAGAGGCTCGGAGGGCCGAAGAGGCGCGACTGGCTGAAGTGGCGCGGTTGGCCGAAGAGGCGCGACTGGCTGAAGAGGCCCGGCTAGCGGAAGAGGCGCGACTGGCTGAAGAGGCTCGGAGGGCCGAAGAGGCTCGGTTGGCCGAAGAGGCTCGGAGGGCCGAAGAGGCGCGACTGGCTGAAGAGGCGCGATTGGCTGAAGAGGCGCGGCGGGCTGAAGAGGCCCGGCTAGCGGAAGAGGCGCGACTGGCCGAAGAGGCGCGGCGGGCTGAAGAAGAGGCGCGGCTGGCCGAAGAGGCCCGGCTAGCGGAAGAGGCGCGACTAGCCGAAGAGGCCCGGCGGGCTGAAGAGGTGCGGCTGGCTGAAGAGGCACGGCTAGCGGAAGAGGCGCGACGGGCCGAGGAGGCCCGGCTAGCGGAAGAGGCGCGGCTAGCGGAAGAGGCGCGACGGGCCGAGGAAGCGCGACTGGCCGAAGAGGCCCGGCTAGCGGAAGAGGCGCGGCGGGCTGAAGAAGAGGTGCGGTTGGCCGAAGAGGCGCGACTGGCCGAAGAGGCGCGACTGGCCGAAGAGGCGCGGCTAGCGGAAGAGGCGCGACGGGCCGAGGAAGCGCGACTGGCCGAAGAGGCCCGGCTAGCGGAAGAGGCGCGGCGGGCTGAAGAAGAGGTGCGGTTGGCCGAAGAGGCGCGACTGGCCGAAGAGGCGCGACTGGCCGAAGAGGCCCGGCTAGCGGAAGAGGCGCGACTGGCCGAAGAGGCTCGGAGGGCCGAAGAGGCTCGGCTAGCAGAAGAGGCGCGGCTGGCGGAAGAGGCTCGGCT containing:
- a CDS encoding pyridoxal-phosphate dependent enzyme, which translates into the protein MEIHDNILSAIGHTPLVKLQRLVGPNDATVLVKCEFMNPGASIKDRMALYIIEKAEREGKLKPGGTIVENTSGNTGMGVALAAAVKGYKCIFTMPDKMSLEKINRLKAFGAQVVVTPTNVPAEDPRSYYETAKRIHRETPGAFMLNQYHNPDNIEAHYKITGPEILEQTEGKIDYFVSGLGTGGTMSGAGKFLKEKIPGLKNVGVDPEGSVYEGYFKTGKLTEPHVYKVEGIGEDMLCGAMDFKVLDDVRQVDDRQSFVAARRLAREEGIFAGGSAGAAVHVAVQLAKEVGKGKTIVVILPDTGMSYISKFHSDEWMRDNGFMEEKGAGTVRDLLQGKKEVITARKGQRVDQVVETMRQRGISQMPVLAEDGRALGMIHEYDLLNALVANQVKFADTIDSIVTPLQGVVAPETSLNRLREVFNQDKVAVVKEGEKVLAVITKIDLIEHLHRVAG
- a CDS encoding aminoglycoside phosphotransferase family protein gives rise to the protein MELEAALRDQVGKAIGRPVPQAPITKLKGDASNRSYYRVGTAPESWVLMVMPLDASKKSEEASKGEPPKELPFINVHRYLERLGIRVPRILRYDEPAGMMVLEDLSDKTFEAALEGGKHREELYTRAVDLLARLRAQAERHVDSNCLAFTRAFDEDLYDWELHHFREWGMEAWSGKKPTDAERAELDRVFRDIARQLAAAPRGFTHRDYQSRNIMVKDGELVVIDFQDALQGPRQYDLVALLRDSYVELDRGFVDAMLDRYIATFAQLTGERIEPTGFKAFFDLLTLQRKMKDAGRFEFINRVKGNPGFLVSIPASLRYVRDAFERRPEVSGLRELVAKYVPELG
- a CDS encoding nucleotidyltransferase family protein translates to MKAMILCAGLGTRLRPFTERWPKPALPFLGQPLFRYHLAVLRGAGVREVGINTHHLPDVMAATARAECERAGLSLHVVHEPVIQGTGGGIRGLRDFLSGEDFLVFNGDILFPVDLRPVVQAHRASGAAATMVLLPMPENEKYASVDVDARGQVRRIAGFGPGGEGLTPWHFTGVHVMSPRVFDFMTPEGPEDINRDVYVRMMEAGVPVRGEGVRAYWSDLGTPSRYLATVRDVLSGQVSLEGLGGDSPFAQAPRGPENAWAHASARVEGRVVGPAHFDAGCTVARGAHVGACVSVGAGVRVGEGARLERAAVLEGTEVAPGESLVEVLAWGAHRVAAPL
- a CDS encoding Stp1/IreP family PP2C-type Ser/Thr phosphatase, encoding MRIEVVGHTHVGMKRNHNEDNYLILPEENLCCVADGMGGHSSGEIASKIAVDELAEFFRMTAKDQDATWPFKMDKARNYDENRLATGIKLANKSIYEKATHETKYKGMGTTIVSVHFTKDSAYVGHVGDSRVYFFRQGVLRQLTEDHSLLNDYLKAKKLTPEEIENFPHKNVIVRALGMKELVQVDVTKVEPQQDDIFLLCSDGLSGMVTDPQIQELLARTGELEKACSQLIDLANAAGGTDNVTCVLARFHAN
- a CDS encoding DUF192 domain-containing protein → MRLRVNNVTRDRLLADRAERATSFRDRFVGLMGRRSLALGEGMHIAPCNSIHTFFMRIPIDVAFLDPDGVIVKQFVALPPWRATSVYFQAKSVLELPAGTLEASGTREGDRLVFEPVP
- a CDS encoding tRNA (cytidine(34)-2'-O)-methyltransferase; amino-acid sequence: MLQPLARPFHLVLVSPQIPPNTGNIARLCAVTGCRLILVEPLGFSIDDRHLKRAGLDYWDKVFLKLYPDYGAYLAEWPSARRWLFSARAATSLYAARLEEGDHLVFGSETQGLPPEVMTGGSGTAVTLPMLPERRSLNLSTAVGIAAYEALRQVGFGLPGGRADTPS